The DNA sequence GTCACTGAGATGATCTCTCGCCCGAGCCCGCTGATGATCCCCGTAGTCAGGGTTTGATCCAAACCGAAAGGATTCCCAATGGCAAGCACTGTCTGTCCAACCTGCAAATCGCCGGAATAGCCTATTTTAATCGGTTTGAGCTGATCGCGTGGCGCGTCGATTTTCAGAACAGCCAGATCTTTAGATGGAGCAATGCCAACGAGTTTCGCATTCCATGTTGTATTATCTGCCAGTGTGACCGAGTACTCATCTGCCTTCTGAATCACATGAAAGTTCGTGACAACATGGCCCTTACGATCCCAGATGAACCCGCTCCCCGACCCCTGCGACGGAGTTTGAGGATTCATACTGAACTGGTCCATCGGGGATGCAAGACCGACCGTGCGAATATGCACTACTGAAGGAGATGACTCCTTAAACAGTTCGATCGTTCTCAACTCAGACTGCGTCAGATCTGTCCGTTCCCGGACTCGAAAATCTGGCTGACCATAATACCGCTTAAGCAATTTGAAGGTCATAAAGACAATCAAAATGGTGAGGATCAGGATCAACCATTTCTGAATCAGCGAGGATTTACCGGAAGACCCCGAGTAGGCAGACGGATGTTCTGAAGGCATGACCTGTTTTTTCAAATGAAAATTAGCAGCAGGATTCCAGGTACAGATAACACATTATATCTGTACCCTTATAAAACCTTACAGTGAATTCTGTCCCGGTTTTCGTTACTGCAGTCGGGCAGCGGCCGAATTGAGTTCACTGATGGCTTTAATAAAACGCTTCTTCAACTTGGGAGACAACTCTGCAAACGAGGATTGTACTTCCGGAGTCAGCATTTTATGACAACGTTCCACCGCAGAACAGATGCGTTTTACGGCTTGTTCCGGAGTAATTTCCGGCTTGGCAACTACTGCAGTCTCTGATCCAGATCCCTTGGGAGCAGGGGAGGCCGCCCCTGATCGGAAGGGGCTGTATTCACCGCCGGAGCCTGAAACATCTCTGGCATGCCCTGCGACTGTAGCTGCTGCATCGGATGGTTCGCGCGATCCCGGTTCCATCCCGGCCCGCTCCATCTGCTCGTATTCGGAGGGATCTCTGACAGATATTGGCTCATCTGAAACGAAGGTGACTTCTGCGTCTGAGGGATACTCTTCAAACGGCTCTGAAATGGAGAGATCTTCACCGTTCACTGCCCGTCGCCAGGCTTTCAGTTCTGCAACAGTCGCCTGGTTTTCTTCGGCCCACTGGAGACACTCAGGAGCATCATCCCAGGTTAGAGCAACATAGTAATGGGACCATTTCAGATTCGAATACTGATCTTTCACATCGCCGAAGGTCTCCCAGACACGTCGACGCTGATAGATCTGATCGCCACTCAGCCCAACCATTGCTCCAAAATCGGCATCGGTTCTGCCTTTGGCATACTTTTCCGTCCACTTGGCAGCACATTCGCCAATGACCCAGCTGCTGTCGCTCAATGCCTCACGAGCACGGTCAATCAGTTGTTCTTCTGTCAGTTTTTCGGTGGATTCGGTATGTTCGGTCATTTTACTTCGCTGATTTCTGTGTAGAACTATGATTCGCATTCCGGAAAAAAGTGATCAGATCCTGAACCATTTCCGGCTGAACTGTTTCAAAATGATGAAGCGTTCAAACCCAATCCTGATGCTACACGGAATCTATTGAGAATACCACCAAGCAGACTCACTTCGTTTTCCAGAAGCAATGATCGTCAGGCGGAAATTCCCTAAAGTTTATCAGCTGTCATTTCATCTCCCTGCAATCGAGGAAGTTAATCTGGGGGAGATATAAAAAAAATTCCGATCAGCCCTCGAATGCTTGACCTAACTGCGATTGGTTATTAGGATTCGGTCAAATTCGTCTGAGAAATCGTCGAATAATGATTCTATCACTTCTGTTGATTAAATCATTAAGACTCTGTAAGCTCCCTTCTGACAAGAGCTTATTGGTCTGAAACAGAACAATAAATAAGGCGCCGTAGCCAAGTGGTCTAAGGCGGCGGATTGCAAATCCGTTATTCCCCGGTTCGAATCCGGGCGGCGCCTCTCGAAAGAGCCTCTCCTTGAATGAGAGGCTCTTTTTTTATACCTCAAGACAGTTGCGCAGAACAATTAGATCCCGACACAAAAAAACCTGACAGACTGCGGCCTGTCAGGTTTTGAAAGAGTTCTGTTTTTCTGTTTCAAGCTATTCCGACTTCTGCTTGAGCTGGGCCAGTAATTCTGCATCTTTCAGACAATAAACCAGTGAAATGTCGCTGGCCATACGACCTCTGCGATCCTGGATCTGTCCGGTCAGATTCAACATCTGGTCCAGTCCAGCCTGCAATTCTCGATCAGTCTCACTCGATTTTGTTGTCTCTGACTGTTTCAGTTCTGCATCTGCAGAGCGCCACATGATCCAGGCAGATGTCAGTTCATGCAAATCAGAAGTGCCTCGGGGGTAGTAATCATTCATTCTTACCTCCCAGGCCTCTTGTGCATGCTTCCGACTCTGTTCGAACTTCATTCGGCTCATCCGCTCGTCCTTCTGGTGACGATAAGAATTCCCCTGGACATATGCAAGCTGAGCCCGTGACAGTTCAACAAGGTCTTTTCGTCCCAGACCTGCGCCGCGTTCTGAAAGGAGATCTACATTTTCCTGAATCCTCTCCAAACGACGAATATAATCTGCCAGATTAGATCCGTTGTCTTCCTCACGATTATCAAATGAGTTCGTTTCGAGGTTCGCAACAAAAACGGACCGGGACGCACGGCGGTATTCATTCAGATCTGCGGCGCCTACCATGAGTTCCTGTTTTCGTACTGAATGATACTGGTCAGAAAGACGATTGATCTCCCGTAAGGCAAAACCCATCTGGTCTTTTTTTTCAGCTGCGACAGCAATTTCGTATTGATTTTGTGCCAGAATTAAGCGGGCATGTACCACATCTCCAAACCAGCCCTGGGCCGCGGGCTGATTCATCATCTGCAGTTGTTCCACGGCTTTCTCAAGCAAGGCCTGTTTTTCTGAGAGTATTCTGACCCTGGCATTCTTAGCGTCACGAAGGTCAGCCACATTAATTCTCGTCTGATAGGCTACATTCAGTGCCAGTTGATAATCCGAAAGTGTCATCAAGCCGCGAGAAAAAGAATCGTAACTCTGATCAATCAGATCACTGGCATTGGACTCGAACTGTCGCAGTTGTCGATTTTCCTGTGAGGAGATTCGTTTAACAACTGGAGAGGAGACTTGTGGCTTTTGGGCTGGAACCGCTGCTGAAGCAGAAGAAGGACCAGGATCCTGCTTTTCCTGCAGGGGGACCACATTCATGGGAATGAATTCCCTCCGATCCGGCTTAGATGGGAGTCTGACTGTTTTCACTTCTGCCAAATCCAGCTCAGCTGGAGCCAGTGATACTGTTGCCAAGCCTTCCTCTATCT is a window from the Gimesia benthica genome containing:
- a CDS encoding S1C family serine protease, with protein sequence MPSEHPSAYSGSSGKSSLIQKWLILILTILIVFMTFKLLKRYYGQPDFRVRERTDLTQSELRTIELFKESSPSVVHIRTVGLASPMDQFSMNPQTPSQGSGSGFIWDRKGHVVTNFHVIQKADEYSVTLADNTTWNAKLVGIAPSKDLAVLKIDAPRDQLKPIKIGYSGDLQVGQTVLAIGNPFGLDQTLTTGIISGLGREIISVTGRSIRNVIQTDAAINPGNSGGPLLDSSGRLIGVNTAIYSSSHVYAGIGYAVPVDLISRFVPQLIRFGFIQTPSLNFLGVDDFVIRKLKINQILPKDVSGVMVQSIMEGGAADLAGLREIRIDDSGNLHLGDLIMQLDEISITDANSLLDALEMHKVGDEVELVVMRNNKKIKLKARLQEWKNDQ